The following are encoded in a window of Pelagicoccus enzymogenes genomic DNA:
- a CDS encoding FMN-dependent NADH-azoreductase encodes MNTTPNLLIINGSPRGGRSLSRKMASRFEESWRNRIPDSKVLVKNVGSEPPPFVSEAWIAAVFTPPEERDEEQRKLLDYSDQAINELRAADTIVLATPMHNYGVPAAVKAWVDQVVRVGETFSFDLKRGDFPLEPILAGKRLVTLTTAGEFGFTGNGIRNHLNHLHPHVEVFSRYLGVSQSWQEGIEYQEFGDKRFEDSKAKSFAAIPRIVDEVIASFLREERKEQNRIAVE; translated from the coding sequence ATGAACACTACACCCAACCTACTCATCATCAACGGAAGCCCTCGCGGAGGACGTTCCCTATCCCGCAAAATGGCTAGCCGCTTCGAGGAGAGCTGGCGAAACCGAATTCCAGACTCCAAGGTGCTTGTCAAAAACGTGGGCAGCGAGCCACCGCCATTCGTTTCGGAAGCGTGGATCGCAGCCGTCTTCACCCCGCCAGAGGAGAGGGACGAAGAGCAGCGAAAACTGCTCGATTACTCGGACCAAGCGATCAACGAGCTCCGAGCGGCTGATACCATAGTCCTTGCCACCCCCATGCACAACTACGGCGTACCTGCTGCCGTTAAAGCTTGGGTCGACCAGGTCGTCCGCGTCGGCGAAACGTTTTCATTCGACCTTAAACGCGGCGACTTCCCCCTGGAACCCATCCTCGCTGGAAAGCGGCTGGTGACCCTGACCACCGCCGGCGAATTTGGCTTCACCGGCAACGGCATACGCAACCACCTAAACCACCTTCACCCCCATGTTGAAGTATTTTCTCGATACCTCGGAGTGTCCCAATCTTGGCAGGAAGGCATCGAGTATCAGGAATTCGGAGACAAGCGGTTCGAAGACTCGAAAGCCAAGTCTTTCGCCGCCATCCCCCGCATCGTCGACGAGGTCATAGCCTCGTTCCTGCGCGAGGAACGGAAGGAGCAAAATAGGATCGCCGTCGAGTAA
- a CDS encoding serine hydrolase domain-containing protein has product MKNKKIKWIVRIALLLGTVVSLFFVPWILVWAWILPLPNSVQEQLDEAIGHGFEGMIVYVNEAGKPPAFYGAGWHDREDQIAADPQAFFKIASISKLYDAVAVSKLVDDGRLSLDRTLAEYFPELGGRIENAERITLRLMVQHRSGIPNFTDTPNFWANPPESGEDALKLILDKPANFEPGEGYEYSNTNYLLLSQIVEKVLGYSKFQFIEEKILNPLGLKNTYASHSEVNADRLMSGYHVGHPHDLKMDEHGMVATAEDVGIFLRALNDGSLFNENERAIYASIYVYKHSGWVPGYQSFAEYHEDLDTVVVQFYNTTDSKLYLWNVAEIVNGRIVKLLRKQRR; this is encoded by the coding sequence CTTGCCGCTCCCGAATTCTGTTCAGGAACAGTTGGATGAGGCCATTGGACATGGCTTTGAGGGGATGATCGTGTATGTCAACGAGGCCGGTAAGCCTCCTGCGTTTTACGGGGCCGGCTGGCACGATCGTGAAGACCAGATAGCAGCGGATCCACAGGCCTTCTTTAAAATTGCCAGTATTTCCAAGCTTTATGATGCGGTCGCTGTAAGCAAGCTGGTGGATGACGGAAGGCTGTCCTTGGATAGAACGCTTGCTGAGTATTTTCCGGAGCTTGGGGGAAGAATTGAAAATGCGGAACGGATCACCTTGCGATTGATGGTTCAGCACCGCAGCGGTATTCCCAATTTTACGGATACGCCAAATTTCTGGGCTAACCCACCGGAAAGCGGTGAGGATGCGCTGAAGCTGATCCTAGATAAGCCGGCCAATTTTGAACCCGGAGAAGGTTACGAATACTCTAACACCAACTATTTGTTGCTCTCTCAGATTGTCGAAAAGGTTTTGGGGTACAGCAAGTTCCAGTTCATTGAAGAAAAAATATTGAACCCTCTCGGGCTTAAAAACACCTATGCTTCACACAGCGAAGTGAATGCGGATCGTTTGATGAGCGGCTATCATGTTGGCCATCCCCACGATTTGAAGATGGATGAGCATGGCATGGTCGCTACCGCAGAGGATGTAGGGATCTTCTTAAGGGCCTTAAACGACGGGTCTTTGTTTAACGAAAATGAACGTGCCATCTATGCATCGATATACGTGTACAAACATTCTGGATGGGTGCCCGGATACCAGAGCTTCGCTGAATACCATGAGGATTTGGATACGGTCGTCGTACAATTTTATAACACGACCGATTCGAAGTTGTATCTGTGGAATGTGGCAGAGATCGTAAATGGCCGCATCGTGAAACTATTGAGAAAGCAAAGGCGCTGA